In Nitrosococcus oceani ATCC 19707, the following proteins share a genomic window:
- the argF gene encoding ornithine carbamoyltransferase: MTVPHFLTLFDLPADEIRQLVRRAIDLKALQRQGKIYEPLKNQVLGMLFEKSSTRTRVSFEVGMIQLGGNAVFLSPRDTQLGRGEPLEDTARVLSRMVDCLMVRTFSHSMLEHFSAYSQVPVINALTDSYHPCQLLADIQTYFEHRGDIQGRTVAWIGDGNNMCQSYINAACQFDFQLHIATPAGYGPDPAILQMARERVQIIAEPREAVRGADLVVTDVWTSMGQEKEKHRRLQDLADYQVNGELMSLAKRDALFMHCLPAHRGEEVSAEVIDGPQSVVWDEAENRLHAQKALLEKLLIGGPL; encoded by the coding sequence ATGACAGTACCGCATTTTTTGACCTTATTCGACCTGCCAGCCGATGAAATCAGGCAATTAGTGCGCCGAGCTATTGATCTCAAGGCATTGCAGCGGCAAGGAAAAATCTATGAGCCACTAAAAAACCAAGTATTGGGGATGTTATTTGAGAAATCTTCTACCCGCACCCGTGTTTCCTTTGAGGTGGGCATGATCCAACTAGGCGGCAATGCGGTTTTCCTTTCACCTCGAGATACCCAATTAGGACGGGGAGAACCGTTAGAGGATACTGCTCGGGTTCTCTCCCGGATGGTGGACTGTCTAATGGTCCGCACCTTTTCCCACTCCATGCTGGAACATTTCTCCGCCTACTCTCAGGTACCCGTAATCAATGCCCTGACGGACAGCTATCACCCTTGCCAATTGCTGGCAGATATCCAAACCTACTTCGAACATCGGGGAGATATTCAGGGTCGGACTGTAGCTTGGATAGGAGACGGCAATAATATGTGCCAATCCTATATTAATGCGGCCTGCCAATTCGATTTTCAGCTACATATTGCCACGCCAGCGGGCTATGGGCCTGATCCTGCTATTTTACAAATGGCTAGGGAGCGAGTACAAATCATAGCAGAACCGCGGGAGGCGGTTAGAGGGGCTGATCTAGTCGTTACCGACGTTTGGACCAGCATGGGGCAAGAAAAAGAAAAACACCGCCGACTTCAAGATCTTGCTGATTACCAAGTCAATGGCGAGCTAATGTCCCTGGCCAAACGGGATGCGCTTTTCATGCACTGTCTCCCCGCTCACCGGGGTGAGGAAGTCAGCGCGGAAGTCATTGATGGTCCCCAAAGCGTAGTCTGGGATGAAGCTGAAAACCGCCTCCATGCCCAAAAGGCTTTATTGGAAAAACTACTCATAGGCGGGCCATTATAA
- the murU gene encoding N-acetylmuramate alpha-1-phosphate uridylyltransferase MurU produces MKAMILAAGRGERMRPLTDNTPKPLLWAGSKRLIEYLIESLAAAGFIDLVINHAYFGRQIEQALGNGERYGVQIRYSPEGGQGLETGGGIFQAIPLLGKEPFLAVNGDIWTDYPFTRVRRQVPIDLAHLILVDNPPYSPRGDFSLQGERIAAVGANKLTFSGMGVYRPELFAQCRPGRFPLAPLLREAMARGRVTGEYYRGQWRDIGTPARLQHLTHWLQSYK; encoded by the coding sequence ATGAAGGCTATGATTCTAGCCGCTGGCCGCGGGGAGCGAATGCGGCCGCTGACCGATAATACTCCTAAACCCTTGCTTTGGGCCGGTTCTAAACGCTTGATCGAATATCTCATTGAGTCCTTGGCAGCGGCTGGGTTTATTGATCTCGTGATTAATCATGCCTATTTTGGCCGGCAGATAGAGCAAGCATTAGGGAATGGCGAGCGCTACGGCGTTCAAATCCGTTATTCTCCGGAAGGAGGCCAGGGGTTGGAAACAGGAGGCGGCATTTTCCAGGCGATTCCCTTGCTTGGGAAGGAGCCTTTTCTAGCTGTCAATGGCGATATTTGGACGGACTATCCTTTCACTAGAGTGCGGCGGCAGGTACCGATAGACTTGGCTCACCTAATTTTGGTGGATAATCCGCCTTACTCTCCCCGGGGGGATTTTTCCTTGCAGGGAGAACGAATAGCTGCCGTGGGCGCCAATAAGCTAACGTTTAGTGGCATGGGGGTTTACCGCCCGGAATTGTTTGCCCAATGCCGTCCTGGCCGGTTTCCCTTAGCTCCTTTACTGCGGGAAGCGATGGCCCGGGGCCGGGTGACGGGAGAGTATTATCGGGGGCAGTGGCGCGATATTGGCACCCCAGCCCGTTTACAGCATTTGACCCATTGGTTGCAGAGCTATAAATAG
- a CDS encoding aminoglycoside phosphotransferase family protein — protein sequence MSDPRFDALQQWLERGLGLMNYRLAPASEDASFRRYFRVYYRGMSLIVMDAPPEREDCRSFVHVARGFRGLGLNVPEVLEQDLERGFLLLTDLGEHQYLRVLNARNASTLYRDALVALRLLQGGENAQGLHLPPYDQDLLLKEMGLFQEWYLERHLGIEVGTTLEKVFERLAASALAQPQVPVHRDYHSRNLMMTEQANPGVLDFQDAVKGPVTYDLVSLLRDCYIAWPQDRVLVWLYDYRRQAARAGIPVGASEAEFLRWFDWMGVQRHLKASGIFARLNVRDKKSGYLKDIPRTLGYIRTVARRYGELAELDGVLRDFSNQ from the coding sequence GTGTCCGATCCACGCTTTGATGCCTTGCAGCAATGGTTGGAGCGGGGGCTTGGCTTAATGAACTACCGCCTGGCACCGGCCTCGGAGGATGCCAGTTTTCGGCGCTACTTTCGGGTATATTACCGTGGGATGAGTCTAATTGTCATGGATGCTCCGCCGGAGCGGGAGGATTGCCGGTCTTTTGTCCATGTTGCCCGTGGGTTTCGCGGCTTGGGGCTGAATGTGCCGGAAGTGCTGGAGCAGGATTTAGAGCGGGGCTTTTTGCTGCTTACCGATTTGGGGGAGCATCAATATCTAAGAGTCTTGAACGCCCGTAATGCCTCAACGCTCTACAGGGATGCCTTAGTGGCTCTGCGGTTGCTTCAGGGAGGGGAGAATGCCCAAGGACTGCATTTACCCCCCTATGACCAGGATTTACTGCTGAAAGAGATGGGATTATTCCAGGAATGGTATTTGGAGCGGCACTTAGGAATCGAGGTGGGGACGACCTTAGAGAAAGTATTTGAACGGCTCGCCGCCTCCGCCCTAGCGCAACCCCAGGTGCCGGTACACCGAGATTACCATTCTCGCAACCTCATGATGACAGAGCAAGCTAATCCGGGGGTTTTAGATTTCCAGGATGCGGTGAAGGGTCCGGTAACCTATGATTTAGTGTCTTTATTGCGGGACTGCTATATTGCCTGGCCCCAAGATAGGGTTCTCGTTTGGCTCTATGATTATCGGCGGCAAGCTGCCCGGGCAGGCATTCCGGTAGGAGCTAGCGAAGCAGAGTTTCTGCGTTGGTTCGACTGGATGGGGGTGCAGCGCCATTTAAAGGCAAGCGGGATCTTTGCCCGTTTGAATGTCCGGGATAAAAAGTCAGGCTATCTTAAGGATATTCCCCGGACTTTGGGTTATATCCGCACTGTAGCCCGCCGGTATGGGGAACTCGCTGAATTGGACGGGGTGTTAAGGGATTTCTCGAATCAGTGA
- a CDS encoding TPR end-of-group domain-containing protein: MKKIKRWLARNELARGKLQAQKARETLDSKADDFFKNAYKKLSSAALLDSDNGGILHYWGLVLYDQAQRKQGREAKELYQAAGEKFEKALNLEPDNAKIMNDWGAALIEQARNKPDKRAESFYEEAKEKITAADALEPGLGAYNLACIHSLRREQKACQKYLEQAHLAGNLPSIKYLKVDQDLDNVKSEKWFQDFLEKISEETEKNLEIEEKEVEAEIPPKNQPEGKRKNGFSSWWRKLRRS, from the coding sequence ATGAAAAAAATTAAGCGATGGTTGGCCAGAAATGAACTGGCTCGGGGAAAATTGCAAGCCCAAAAAGCGAGAGAAACACTGGATTCTAAAGCAGACGATTTTTTTAAAAATGCTTATAAGAAATTATCTTCGGCTGCTTTGCTGGATTCTGATAATGGAGGAATTCTTCATTATTGGGGCTTAGTGCTGTATGACCAGGCTCAGCGCAAGCAGGGTAGAGAAGCCAAGGAGCTCTATCAGGCGGCAGGGGAAAAATTTGAAAAGGCGCTTAATCTTGAACCGGATAACGCTAAAATCATGAACGATTGGGGGGCGGCCTTAATTGAGCAGGCTAGAAATAAACCCGATAAGCGCGCCGAAAGTTTTTATGAAGAAGCGAAAGAAAAAATTACTGCCGCCGATGCCTTGGAGCCGGGATTGGGCGCCTATAATTTAGCTTGTATTCATAGTTTGCGTAGGGAACAAAAGGCATGCCAAAAATATTTAGAGCAAGCTCATCTAGCGGGTAATCTTCCTTCAATAAAATATCTTAAAGTAGATCAGGATCTGGATAACGTTAAAAGTGAGAAATGGTTTCAAGATTTCCTTGAAAAAATCTCCGAGGAGACAGAGAAAAATCTAGAAATAGAGGAGAAAGAAGTAGAAGCAGAAATACCGCCAAAAAATCAGCCAGAAGGAAAGCGGAAAAATGGCTTTAGCTCTTGGTGGCGCAAACTAAGGCGATCCTAA